In Halopiger aswanensis, the DNA window GGCGTTCGTCACGCGGAACTCGGCCTCGGCCTCGCCGCCGGTTTCGACGGCCCGCTCGATTTCGGCCTCGACCCGGTCGCGATCGGCCTCGTGGATGGCGTCGAGGTACCGGTCGAGCGAGACGCCCTCCCGCGCCGCCGCCGGATCGATCCCGAACGTGCGGGCGAACGTGGCGTCGGTGGCGACCGTATCGGTCTCGATATCCCACTCCCAGGTGCCGACCGCACCGGCCTCGGTGGCGGCCTCGAGTTGCGACTTGGCGTCCGCGAGGTAGCGCTCGCGCTCCTTGCGCTCGGTGATGTCCTGGGCCATCGTCATGCCGGCGAAAACGTCGCCGCGTTCGTCGGTGATGGGGACCGCCCAGAGGCTCCACTCCCGACCCGCGTACTCGAGTTCGATCGAGCGCTCCTCGCCGTTCAGCGCGGCCTCGAACGCCGGTCGGAGCGCGTCGGCGGTCTCGTCGTCCCAGACGTCTCTGAAGTGGTTCCCCTCGAGGTCGTCGGGATCGACGGGAATGTCGTCGAACGCCCGGCCGGCCGCCAGTTCGTACCGCAGATCGTGATCGAACAGCGCGACGATCCCGTTCGGGAAGTACTCCGTGAGCGTCCGGTAGCGCTGCTCGGACCGCTCGAGCGCTCGTTGAGTTTCGACCCGCTCGGTGATGTTCTGGGACATGCCCAGCGCGGCGAAGATCTCTCCCTCGTCGTCTCGAACCGGAACGAAGTGGAATCTGTAGATTTCGTCGTCGACCGCGCTCTCGAACGCCGAGATTTCGCCGTCGAGGGCGGCCTCGTACCCGGGGATGACGACGTCACCTATCTCCTGCGGCAGCGCGTCTCGAAGCGGCGCTCCCTCGAGGTCCGCGCGGGTGACGTCCGCGTCCCCCTCCGGCGTCCCGCCGAAGGTGACGTACCGGAGATCCTCGTCGACGAGGGCGACGGCGCCGTTCGGGAAGTGCTCGACCAGCGTCCGGTAGCGCCGCTGGAACTCCTCGAGCGCCCGTTCGCGCTCCTTGCGATCGGAGATGTCGCGGAAGTAGACCGACAGGCCGGTCTCCGAGGGGTACGCGCGCACTTCGAACCAGGCGTCGAGGGGTTCGGGGTAGTACTCCTCGAACGAGACCGGCTCTTGCTCGTACATCGCGCGCTCGTACTCGGGTTTGAACCGTCGCTCGGCCGCGTCGGGAAACTCGTCCCAGATATTCGCACCGATCAGCGCCCGTCCGTCGGGGGCGATCAGTTCGCGAGCGTGCTCGTTGAGATACGTGAATCGCCACTCCTCGTCGAGCGCGAAAACGGCGTCCGAGATGCGGCCGTAGATCTCGTCGAGGTCGACCCCGTCCATCGACGACGCAGGCTCCATTCTACCGTAATCAGACGAG includes these proteins:
- a CDS encoding PAS domain-containing protein; the encoded protein is MEPASSMDGVDLDEIYGRISDAVFALDEEWRFTYLNEHARELIAPDGRALIGANIWDEFPDAAERRFKPEYERAMYEQEPVSFEEYYPEPLDAWFEVRAYPSETGLSVYFRDISDRKERERALEEFQRRYRTLVEHFPNGAVALVDEDLRYVTFGGTPEGDADVTRADLEGAPLRDALPQEIGDVVIPGYEAALDGEISAFESAVDDEIYRFHFVPVRDDEGEIFAALGMSQNITERVETQRALERSEQRYRTLTEYFPNGIVALFDHDLRYELAAGRAFDDIPVDPDDLEGNHFRDVWDDETADALRPAFEAALNGEERSIELEYAGREWSLWAVPITDERGDVFAGMTMAQDITERKERERYLADAKSQLEAATEAGAVGTWEWDIETDTVATDATFARTFGIDPAAAREGVSLDRYLDAIHEADRDRVEAEIERAVETGGEAEAEFRVTNADGEIRWVVARGRAECDEAGRPVSFPGAVTDITERKRAQLRLERYTDQLETLFEVLPVGVIVAESDGRIVEVNETAKEIWGGRLFEAESVAEYERYPAVWADSGEPVEPDEWTLARVLEGEEVRDPDVFEIEAADGERRIISAEGMPIRDAAGDVVRGVVTITDVTDRRENQRKLEESNERLEQFAYAASHDLQEPLRMVTSYLQLLEKRYDDELDADGREFLEFAVDGAERMREMIDALLEYSRIETQGDPFEPIDLNAVLEDALEDLQFRIEETDAEIVTEQLPRVEGDASQLRQVFQNLLSNALTYSGDEPPRVHVSADRRGDEWVLSVEDNGIGIAPENQDRVFTVFDRLHSREEYDGTGIGLALCERIVERHGGEIWVDSEPGEGSTFSFTLPVA